The genomic segment AGGCAATAACATACTGACCTGCCCGCATAGCGGCAATAACAAACTCCTTACCCAGTTCTCCTGAGCCTAATAGCAAAATCTTTTTCATCTGTTAGCGTACATGTTATCGTAATACTTCTGATAGTCTCCACTAGTCACATTATCCAACCATTCCTGATTGTCAAGATACCAACGAACTGTTTTCTCAATTCCTTCTTCAAACTGAAGTGATGGTTCCCAACCGAGTTCCTTCTGGAGTTTTGAACTGTCGATGGCATAACGCAGGTCATGTCCAGCACGGTCGGTAACATATGTAATGAGATCCATATCCTCGCCTTCTTTACGACCAAGGAGACGGTCAACAGTATTGATAAGCACCTTGATGATATCGATGTTCTTCCACTCGTTGAAACCACCAATATTATAGGTATCGGCAATCTTTCCCTTATGGAAAATCAAATCGATGGCACGTGCATGATCTACCACATAAAGCCAGTCACGCACGTTTTCACCCTTACCATAAACAGGCAGGGGCTTACGATGGCGGATATTATTAATAAAAAGAGGTATCAGTTTCTCTGGGAACTGATAAGGACCATAGTTGTTAGAGCAGTTGGTTACCACCACCGGCATCCCATAAGTATCATGGAAAGCACGTACAAAGTGATCACTCGAAGCCTTTGACGCACTATAAGGAGAGTGAGGATTATACTTCGTTGTCTCCAAGAAGAACTTATCGCCATAAGCCAGATGATGCTCTGCTGAAGAAGCCGTTGTTGTGAATGGAGGCTCTATACCCTCTGGATGTGTGAGTTCAAGTGCACCATACACCTCATCAGTAGAGATGTGGTAGAAGCGCTTACCTTCATACTTCTCTGGCAGACTCTCCCAATAGAGTTTGGCAGCCTGAAGCAGTGACAAGGTACCCATGACATTTGTCTTGGCAAAGGTAAACGGATCCTTAATAGAACGGTCCACATGACTCTCTGCCGCCAGATGAATGATACCATCCACCTTCTTGTCCTGCATCAACTTGTAGAAGGCATCGAAGTCGCAGATGTCCATCTTCACAAATTCATAGTTGGGCTTATTCTCAATATCCTTGAGATTTGCCAGATTACCTGCATAGGTCAACTTATCCAGATTAATGATATGGTAGTCTGGATACTTGTTCACGAAAAGGCGCACCACATGACTTCCAATAAAGCCTGCACCACCGGTAATAACAATGTTCTTCATTTTTATGATGTTACTTATTTCTATTTTTCAGTTTACTAAACAGCGTTAATGCTATATAGATAACAAAGCAAACGCCATAGGTCTGAGCAGCCTCATCCCACGTTTTATCGAATCCTACGATATATGACAATAACGTAAGAACAGCAGCTACTATTGTGCCCGTAACGAAATCTACAATATATTCTTTCATTTTCTACGTGGGTCTTCTAAAGTTATAACCTCCGCATCCTTAAACGCAGAACCATCTATCGTAAGACGTACTATAGTACGCTCTTTATGCCATCCCTGCAAGCCAGCTGCCCCAGGATTGATGTGAAGCATCTTCAAGGTCGCATCATATTTCACCTTCAGAATATGAGAATGGCCTGCAATAAATAATTGAGGAGGATTAGTATAGAGCGTACGGATAACGGACGGGTCGTATTTTCCTGGATAGCCTCCAATGTGTTTTATCAGCACATCTACATCCTCACATTTGAATCTGTTCAACTCCCGATACATCAGACGGAGGTCCCCTCCATCACAATTGCCACATACAGCACGAAGCGGACGAAATTCAGCTAACCGTTCAGCCACCTCTAAGTTACCAATATCGCCTGCATGCCATATTTCATCACAGGGCTCAAAGTAATGTAGATACTTAGGGTCCCAATAGCTATGAGTATCGCTGATAATGCCAATTCTTTTCAAGGTTAGAAGTCTCTTTAGAAATTTATAGTTTTAGTTTCTTTCTCACAAATTCTGCAATAAGACGAGCCGTTTCCTGGGAGCCTATAGCAGCAGAGTCAATGCAAAAGTCATAACTGGCGGCGTGCCCCCATTGTTTGCCAGTGTAGTAATTATAATAGGATGCTCGTCGGCTTTCCACATGTTGTATTCGCCTAATTGCTTCCTCATACGTCACATCTTTTTCCTTCATAAAGAGTTGGGCACGAGATTCTATGGGAGCAGTAATAAACACATTAACAACATTGGGAAAATCACGCAATACATAATCGGCACAACGACCAACGAACACACACGAACCCTCTTGGGCAGCCTTAATGATAGCATCACTCTGGAACTTAAACAAGTTCTCCTGCGAGAAATTGTTCTGATAGAAATTACTGCCACCGCCCCAATTATTGAGGTAAGGAAGATGGAGAAAAGAACGAAAGAAGCCCTTACGTTCATCACTTTGTTTAAAGAACTCTTCCGAAAAGCCGCTTTCCTTAGCAGCTAAGTTCAGCAGCTCCCGGTCATAATATTTGGCCTGAAATTCATTGGCTAGCAGCTTTCCGATTTCCAGTCCACCAGCACAAACCTGACGACCGACGTTAATGATGATATGTTTGTCCATAAGACTTAAATTTTCTTATATGCCACAACAATATGGGAATGGTGAATGCAAAAGCCAAGAAATCACTGGCAGGCATAGAATACCACACACCATCAAGCCCCCATTGCAAAGGGAACAGATATGCCATCGGCAACAAAAGTATTAGCTGTCGAGACAAAGAGAGGAAAATACTAATCTTAACCTTACCTATACACTGGAAGAAGTTTGTAATGACGGCCTGCGAACCAACCACAAAGAATACCAGCATTGCCAACTTGACACCACGCGCTGACATATCAAGCAGTACGGGGTCGGAAGTAAAAATCCCCGCAATTTGACGTGGGAAAAGCATAGAAACAGACCAACCAAAAAGCAGAATAGACGTTGCAACAGCAATAGACATCCACACACATCGCATCATTCGATCGTATTTCTGCGCGCCATAGTTATAGCCCACTATTGGCTGCATGCCTTGAGTAACTCCCATTACGAACATAAAGAACACCATAACCATGGAGTTGGCTATCGAATACGCTCCTACAGCCATATCGCCACCATAGCTTACGAACTGGTTATTCATGAAAATAACAATGATGCACGAAGTGGTTTGCATCAAGAATGGAGATATACCAATGGCGACAATATTACGAACCAAATCGGTCTTCAGCCGGTAGATTCCGCGTTTCAAATGTAATAGCTCACGTTTATTACTCAGTATCCACATCTGCCAGCAAAGAGCAAGCGACTGCGACAAAACTGTAGCAAGTGCCGCACCACGGATTCCCCAACGGAACCACCAGACAAAAGTCATCACCAGCACAATATTACAACCAACAGTAAACAATGTGGCATACATAGCATGGCGTGGCTTTCCAGCAGCACGTAAGACTGCATTCATGCCAAAATACATATGGGTAACCATATTACCTAGCAATATCACCTGCATAAACTCACGGGCATAAGGAAGAGTCGCTTCCGAGGCTCCAAAGAAAGTCAGAATCGAATCAAGAAAGACCAAGCTAACCAGCATAAAAAGAAAGCCGACAATAACATTGAGGGTAATGGTATTGCCTAAAAGATGCTGTGCTGTACCATAATCACGCTGACCCAATTTTACACTGATACAGGTTGACGCGCCAACACCTACGGCTGCTCCAAAAGCAGCACTTAGGTTCATAAAAGGAAAAGTGATGCCTAAACCAGCGATAGCCTCTGGACCCACCACCTGGCCAATTACCGAGCGGTCAATAATATTATAGAGAGAACTGGCAACCATAGCCACCATAGCCGGCAATGCATATTGCCAAAGCAACTGTCCAACAGGCTTTTGCCCAAGTTCTAAAGCTTTCTGTCTATTATCCATATTTCAATTTGCAAAGGTAAACCATTTTTCCGACATTGCCAAATTTTAAAGCTACCAAAGTTTGGCTTTTTCAATAATTATTCGTACTTTTGTGCCCGATAAACAACTTCGGATCTGATGAATCGCACAATCATATTACTAGTGTTGCTCATCACGAGTATTACCACAGATGCCGCCAAGCACCATTTTCCTGGCGGCAAATGTTATATATACCGATACAACCTATGCGATAAAGCGGCAACAAGCTATTCACTCAACGCCCCCCAACTATTTTTATCAGAAAAAAGCATAGAGCGTAGACAGCGCCAAGGGTTGCCCATCGATTCTACTGACCTACCAGTTTGTCAATTATACATCAAACAGTTTAACGTAAGGGGCGCACAAGTAGTTGGCACCAGCAAATGGCAGAACACAGTCCTCGTCCAATCAAACGACTCAGCAATTCTTAACAAGCTCGGTCATCTGGACATTGTACGCAAAGCCACCTGCGTGTTCATCGCACCAGACTCTATCGACAGCCCCGGTGATGTAAGATGGAATGTCCACCAGGAGTTTAACCGCTGGGACTCTGTAAAAAACGACCCATACGGCATGGCACGCAATCAGATTGAAATGTTGAATGGCATCAGATTACACGAGTTAGACTGTACTGGCCGTGGGATATCTATTGCAGTTATTGACGGAGGTTTTCAGAACTACGACCGTATTCCGGCTTTCAAAAGCACGCATATCAAAGGAACTTTCAACTTCGTCCCCAGTCGCATAGACGAGATTGTAAAAGATAAAGAACGTGGCCCTTTCCATGTTATTGACCACGGAACAAAGGTACTCTCTGCTTTGGCTGCTAATGCGCCTGAAGTACACATCGGAACAGCACCCGATGCCGACTATTGGCTTCTGCGCAGTGAAGCAGAGCAGATTGAGCAGCCTGTTGAAGAAGATTTATGGGGCATGGCTGTAGAGACGGCCGATTCTGTTGGCGCAGATATCATCAGTTCGTCGTTGGGCTACTATGCCTTTGACGGAGGTCTTGGAAACTATCGACTACAAGACCTGAACGGGCAAACAGCTTTCATCTCACGTGAAGCATCTATGTTAGCAAATAAAGGCATGGTTCTATGCAACTCTGCTGGCAATTCAGGCATGGGTCCATGGAAAAAGATTGGCGTTCCTGCCGACGCAACTGACATTATCACTGTTGGAGCCGTAGACAGAGAACAGCGATTAGCATCATTTTCAAGTATTGGTCCATCACAAGATGGTCGCGTAAAACCAGATGTAATGGCCCAAGGTGCTCCTGCGGCACTTATCTCCGGTCGAGGCACATTAGTTCACGACATGGGCACATCGTTTTCAACGCCCATAGTTTCTGGTTTAGTAGCATGCCTTTGGCAGGCACTTCCGAACAAGACTGCGCACGAGATCATCGAGTTAGTACGCGAAAATGCCAGTCAGTATCATGAGCCAACCAACATATTCGGATATGGTATACCCGATTTTTGGAAAGCATACACCTCACAACAAAAACAATGAGAAAGGCCACCTTTAGTCTCTATGAGCTAAACTCTCTGGTTCGCCAAACGATTGATCAGACCCTAAACGAGGAGTATTGGGTCGAAGCCGAACTGGCAGAATGCAGAATCAACAGGGGACATTGCTACATGGAACTCATTCAAAAAGACGAGCAAAGCAACACCCCTATAGCGAGAGCACAAGCCAAATGTTGGCAAAGCTCATGGGCCATGCTTGGCCCTTATTTTGAGAAGACTGCAGGACAAGCGCTACACGCAGGGCTAAAAACGCGTCTGAAGGTATATCCACAATTCCACGAAACTTATGGTTTTTCATGGATTGTAACCGATATAGACCCAACATATACCTTAGGCGATTTGGCCAGGCGAAAACTCGAGATTATCCAGCAGTTAAAAAGCCAAGGAGTATTTGATCTACAAAAAGAACTCAAGCTATCACCTTTCTGCCTCAACATCGCAGTCATATCAAGTGAGACTGCCGCGGGCTATGGCGACTTTGTTAACCAGTTAGCCGACTCGTCCTACCATTTTCAGACGCGTCTCTACCCTGCCATAATGCAAGGCGAACAAGTGGAGCACAGTATTATAGATGCTCTAAACAGCATCTACAATGAGATAGAAAATTATGACTGTGTTGTGATTATTCGTGGGGGTGGCGCCACGGCCGATCTTTCAGGGTTTGACACACTCACCTTAGCCGAGAACGTAGCACAGTTTCCCTTACCAATCATTACAGGCATTGGACATGATCGCGATGAGTCTATACTCGACATGGTGAGCCATCAGCGTGTCAAAACACCAACTGCTGCCGCACAGTTCCTTATTGGCAGCATTGACACCACCGTTCAACGAATAGACAATTGTCAAGAACGCATGATACGATACATTACCTCCAGAATGGAGGCCGAGCACTTAAAAGTTACCCGATTGGCTGATCGCATACCAGCTCTTTTCTCGCTAGTCAGGACTCGCCAAGAAGCACGTATCGATACCCTATCAACACGCATACAATCGGCCCTTACACTTACGTTCGAAAAGCAGCGACACCAATTACAATTGTTGCAACAACGCGCTAAAGCATTAGACCCCACCCTGCTTCTAAAACGTGGTTACAGCATAACTACACGCCAAGGGCGCGTCATAAAGAACGCAGCCGAGATTAAACCCGGAACAGAAATAGAAACCCGCCTAGAACAAGGCATAATCATCTCTATAGCAAAATGACCTACGAAGAATCATTGAAACAACTGGAGGACATCGTCCAAAAGATGGAAGCTGGCGACTACAGTATTGACGAGTTGGCAGAAAAACTGACGTTGGCACAACAACTTATCAGCAAATGCAAAGAGAAACTTGACAGAAGTGACACTGAAATCAAGAAAATTTTAGAAAATCGATAGAAAAACTTGTGAGATAGCAGAAATTTGTTTATCTTTGCCGAGCATTATCAAACAACAGATACAATAAAGAAAATGAAAGAATTAGATTGGAAAAATCTCTCCTTCGGCTATAGACCGACCGATTACAATGTCCGCTGCTACTATCGCGATGGAAAATGGGGCGAGATAGAAGTATGTTCTGACGAGTATCTTAAGTTACACATGGCTGCCACCTGCCTGCACTATGGACAGGAAGCATTCGAGGGTTTAAAAGCCTATCGCTGTAAAGACGGCAAGGTACGCACATTCCGTGTAAAAGACAATGCCGAGCGATTGCAGAGTACTTGCCGTGGCATCATGATGCCAGAGGTTCCCACAGAGTTGTTTACAGAGATGGTTAACAAGGTTGTTCGCCTTAATCAGGAATGGATTCCCACTTACGAGAGCGGTGCAACATTGTATATCCGTCCGTTACTCATTGGTACCAGTGCGCAGGTTGGCGTTCACCCCGCTAAGGAATATCTGTTTATGATTTTCGTCACTCCCGTAGGTCCATACTTTAAGGGAGGCTTCTCAACTAATCCTTATGTAATCATCCGCGACTATGACCGCAGTGCTCCTCTTGGTACTGGCAAATATAAAGTTGGTGGAAACTATGCTGCGAGCCTTTTTGCCAACAATCTTGCACACGAAAAAGGCTATGCTTGCGAGTTCTATCTAGATGCCAAAGAGAAGAAATACATGGACGAGTGTGGTGCCGCCAACTTCTTTGGCATTAAGAACAACACATACGTCACACCAAAGTCAACCTCTATCCTCCCCTCAATCACCAACCGTTCATTGATGCAGGTTGCCGAAGACTTGGGAATGAAGGTTGAGCGTCGTCAGATTCCTGAAGATGAGCTCGAAACCTTCGAGGAAGCAGGCGCTTGCGGAACAGCAGCTGTTATTTCGCCAATTTCATATATTGACGACCTTGACACAGGCAAGCGTTATTCATTTGGCGACCAACCTGGTCCCGTATCAAAGAAGCTCTACGACACCCTTCGCGGCATCCAGTATGGCGAGATTGAAGACAAACATGGTTGGACGTCAGTAGTGATTGATTAATCATAATTAATACCCAAAAAGAAATGGAATACAATTATCAAGGAAACATTTCCGAACAGCAACCAAACGACTATAAGACATGGTCGTTAGTAAACCTCATCGTATCAATCGTTTTCTGTTGCTCATGCACAGGTGTCATCAGCCTCATCTTGTCAATCATTGCTTTCATTTTCTCTAACGATGTAAGCAAGTACTACTTGGCTGGCGAGACTGGAATTATGTTGGCAAAGAAAAAATCTGAGCAAGTCAAGACGCTCAACATCATCTGTTCCGTTCTATTGGCCATCGGAATCATCATCACTATCGTAAGTATTATCGCCAATGGATTTGGATATTATGCACATGCATTACAACTTTTGCAGCACTAAAGTGTAATGGTTAGCAAAAAAATTGCATTAATCATACTGGGTATAACAGCATCAACTATCATATTGGTGCTGTTATACTTTTTTAATCCAACTGACACCCCTTTTGCTCCCAAATGTCTTTTCAAACAACATACAGGATGGAGTTGTCCTGGATGCGGCCTGCAAAGATTTCTTCATGCCTTCATGCATGGACGTTTTAAAGAAGCTATAAGTTATAACTATCTTTTAGCAATCCTCATCCCATATACATCCCTTCTACTTTTCGAGCGTTTGGTTTTCAGAGGAAAGATTCAAAAGACCATTAAAAAAGTCATTGAGAGCAACTTTCTTATATACGGATTAAGCATTATTACAGTATTTTGGATTATAATTCGAAACTATTTTGGCATATAAAACTTCAATTCATTACCAAAAGATACATATTTTTCAAAAAACATTTGCATATTAAAAATTTATATACTATCTTTGTCCCGTCCAAGTCAACATAATAACCTAACACAAAAAAACGGCAAGGACACATATTGAAGGAAGAGCGTATTCTATTTCTCCATAGATACTGTTGCCCCGTTCTTTTATTCGTATGTCAAGAAACCATTAACAACCAATATTTCTCAAATGGGCAGCATTGAGAGCATCAAAGAATACTACTATGACCGAGAACAACGAATTGAACGAAACTGCACAAGTGAATGAAACTCCAAATCAGGAGCAGCCAAAGAAAGCTTTTTGCAAACATTGCGGAGCCGAAATTGAACCTGGTAGTGCATTCTGCCCTGCTTGCGGAAAACCAACAGGAAAAAGTCCTATTCAGCAACCAGACCAACAAGCACAACAGCCACAACAACAGTTCAACAACACTAATCAAACAAGCACTACGACGACAGTAATCGTAGAAAACAAGGGATCTCACTCTAACGGACTAGGAACTGCAGGATTCGTCCTTTCCTTAATTGCATTCTTAGTCTGCTGGATACCCGTTATAGACTTCGTCGTGTGGTTCCTTGGAGCATTATTCTCCTTCATTGGCATCTTCAAAAAGCCACGTGGCCTTGCTATTGCCGGTTTGGTGATTTCATTTATTGGCATCATTATACTACTCGCATTCTTTGGTGCTATTATCGGTTTAGCTTCAAGATAAACACAAAAAACTCAATATCAAAAAAAGCGCGTTGTATTCTATAGCAACGCGCTTTTTCTAATATCATTTTCAAAGTAATTCAAGAAAAAATATTTGGGCATCTCGAATAATTTTCGTACTTTTGCATATCTATATAGGAAAAACAGAAAAGATGAGCAAAGGAAAACTGGCCAAATTTGCCGACATGGAAACATATGAGAATGTCTTTCAGTATCCGTTTTCGGTAGTGAGCGACGTCCCGTTTGACATGCGCGGTCATTGGAACGAACAATATTTCAAGAACAACAATCCAATTGTTCTGGAATTAGGATGTGGAAAAGGTGAATATACCGTAGGATTAGCCAAGCGCTATCCACATATGAATTTTATCGGCGTCGACATCAAAGGTGCACGAATGTGGACTGGAGCCACACTGGCACTGCAAGAAGGACTAAAAAACGTTGCATTCCTGCGTACCAACATTGAGATTATCGACCGATTCTTCGCTCCCAACGAAGTACAAGAGATATGGCTCACCTTCAGTGATCCACAGATGAAGAATCCACGGAAGCGTCTTTCAAGTACCTTTTTTATGGAACGCTACCGCCGATTCTTGAAAGACAATGGAATCATCCATCTAAAATCCGATTCCAATTTTCTTTTCACCTACACCAACTATATGGTGGATCACAACCAATTACCAGTAGAACTCAAGACAAACGATCTCTATAAGCAAGAAGACCAAGTCTATTCTGAGGCAGCATCTATTCAAACTTATTACGAGACCATGTGGTTAGCTCGTGGTCTGAACATAAAATACATTAAATTCCACCTACCCCACGAGGGAGTATTAGAAGAACCAAATGTTGAAATAGAGTTGGACGACTATCGCAGCTACCACCGTACAAAACGAAGTTCGTTGGAAACCGCGAAATGACAACTATGAGGATATAACAGATAATCATGAATGATATGAGAAACGTTCGTCACACAAAGGGAACTGTAAGATGGTTTATTACCTCCGCCTTATTTGCTATGCTCCCCATTTCCATGGCGGCACAGCACTTAACAGTTACCGTAGAGGCAGAAGGTCAGTTAGGAACGCAACTGCCTGACAGCATCCGCTATACCATGACAGACTTAAAAATATGTGGTCCACTAAATGCGAACGACTTTAAAATCATTCAGGCACTTACCAATAGAACGAAAGCAAAGAAAACAACAGACCAAATTCTAACATCACTCGATCTTTCAGAAGTCGACATTAAGGAAAGTAAAGGTATTGTTCGCACACGTGCTAATGTACTACCTGCATCCATGTTTCTGAATTGTAAGACACTTGAGCGCATCATCCTACCCACCAACCTGACAGAGATCGGTCGCAGTTGCTTTAGTGGTTGCATCAAATTGAAAGAAGTAGTTATGTCGGGAAACACCGAAATCATCGGCGACTACGCATTCACCAATTGCATCAGTTTGGAAAAACTAACACTCTCTGATCAATTAAAAAGCATTAAGAATCATGCTTTCGACGGTTGTGTAAAGCTCAGTGAGGTTTATCTTCCTGAGACTACCACTCAAATTGATGCCTTTGCATTTAATAACTGTAAGACACTGGAAAGTATCAATCTTCAGGACACCGAGATCAAACGTATCAACGACAACACCTTTACAGGTTGTGAACATCTTGATAAAGTAGAACTACCTCAAACAGTAACGGCCGTAGGCAATGACGCATTCCTTAATTGCACCAGTATGACATCAATCAAGCTGTCTGATGCTATTTCAGAAATTGGCAATAATGCGTTTGAGAACTGTGTCAATCTTGACAGTATAACTATCGTTACTGTAGCACGAATTGGCAGTGAAACATTTAAAGGGTGTTCCAAGTTAACTTTCGTAGAAATTGGAACTGTATCACGTATTGGCAATGCTGCTTTTCAAAATTGCAGCAACCTAACAAACATAACAATGAGCGGAAATCTACAGGCTATCGGCTCCGAAACGTTCTCAGGATGCACTAATCTGAAAGCGTTCTGTACACCCAACACCGTTAAAGCCATAGGTACTCGCGCATTCTACGACTGCCGTTCGTTAGAAAGGATAGACATGCCGGAATCACTGGCACGAATCTATGACCATGCCTTTGAGAATTGCACTAGCCTAAAAACACTTTACATACCCAAATTTACTAAGCAATTAGGTAGTGCAACCTTTAAAAACTGCAACACACTTGATAGCGTTACCATCCAAGGGTTTGTTGAAAAGTTAGAAGACGAGCTTTTCCGCTACTGTCGTTCACTTCGCAACATCGTATTACCAGTATCGATCAAGAGTATTGGTGACAACACCTTTGAAGAATGCCTTACATTGCCAAACATTACCCTACCCATCGCTGTAGGAAGTATTG from the Prevotella sp. E15-22 genome contains:
- a CDS encoding leucine-rich repeat domain-containing protein yields the protein MNDMRNVRHTKGTVRWFITSALFAMLPISMAAQHLTVTVEAEGQLGTQLPDSIRYTMTDLKICGPLNANDFKIIQALTNRTKAKKTTDQILTSLDLSEVDIKESKGIVRTRANVLPASMFLNCKTLERIILPTNLTEIGRSCFSGCIKLKEVVMSGNTEIIGDYAFTNCISLEKLTLSDQLKSIKNHAFDGCVKLSEVYLPETTTQIDAFAFNNCKTLESINLQDTEIKRINDNTFTGCEHLDKVELPQTVTAVGNDAFLNCTSMTSIKLSDAISEIGNNAFENCVNLDSITIVTVARIGSETFKGCSKLTFVEIGTVSRIGNAAFQNCSNLTNITMSGNLQAIGSETFSGCTNLKAFCTPNTVKAIGTRAFYDCRSLERIDMPESLARIYDHAFENCTSLKTLYIPKFTKQLGSATFKNCNTLDSVTIQGFVEKLEDELFRYCRSLRNIVLPVSIKSIGDNTFEECLTLPNITLPIAVGSIGDNAFEKCVSLSDIIIPAACTTIGNAAFRDCSALTRLELPAAIKKIGGNAFAKCSALYEIAVGSPLPPNITNSTFKGIANNACRIIVPRGAKNKYQSEKSWKKLAQIVEQN